Proteins from a genomic interval of Niabella soli DSM 19437:
- a CDS encoding glycosyltransferase family 4 protein has product MKQHYHLSIVSCCIDDWGGSEELWARSIPLLQKSNCRFTLYKERINSGHPEIKKLAALGVHFTELNPPRSIVSRAARKIRASTAALRSRSPGNLITSSVLPVRFRKHLKAERPDLVIVAQGINFDGLEFAFECMQLRIPYVIITQKGVDFYWPPPASRSAMRSTLLAAKQCYFVSRHNQQLTEEQFSIRLSNATLVSNPVKLIREPLPFPPADKTYRLACVGRLFIIDKGQDILLRILSREPWRSRNIEVSFIGRGTDEEAIRELAQFLDVPHTAFHGYSEDISAIWQTHHALLLPSRSEGMALSVLEAMAAGRVAIVTNAGGHGEIIDHGTNGFISDATETAFEQNMEQAWQQRHAWKAIGENAAAYIHDHIPQSPETEFSLSILKQLHDI; this is encoded by the coding sequence GTGAAGCAGCATTACCACCTGTCCATTGTGTCCTGCTGCATCGATGATTGGGGCGGAAGCGAAGAGCTGTGGGCCCGGAGCATTCCCCTGTTGCAAAAAAGCAATTGCCGGTTCACGCTTTATAAGGAGAGGATCAATTCCGGTCATCCCGAAATCAAAAAGCTGGCAGCGTTGGGCGTGCACTTTACGGAACTCAATCCTCCCCGTTCTATTGTAAGCCGTGCTGCCCGCAAAATACGGGCTTCAACCGCTGCGTTGCGTAGCAGGTCCCCGGGGAATTTGATTACCAGCAGTGTGTTGCCGGTACGTTTTCGTAAACACCTTAAAGCGGAGCGCCCGGACCTCGTAATAGTGGCACAGGGCATCAACTTTGATGGACTGGAATTTGCATTTGAATGTATGCAATTAAGGATCCCTTATGTGATCATTACCCAGAAGGGCGTTGATTTTTACTGGCCTCCCCCTGCATCCCGGAGTGCCATGCGCAGCACGCTGCTGGCTGCAAAGCAATGTTATTTTGTATCCAGACATAATCAGCAACTTACAGAAGAACAGTTTAGCATAAGGCTGTCTAATGCAACGCTTGTATCTAACCCTGTAAAACTGATCAGGGAGCCGCTGCCCTTTCCTCCTGCCGATAAGACGTACCGGCTGGCTTGTGTGGGCCGCCTGTTTATAATTGACAAGGGACAGGATATCCTGTTACGGATACTGAGCAGGGAACCCTGGCGCAGCAGGAACATTGAAGTTTCTTTTATAGGAAGGGGTACAGATGAAGAAGCCATCAGGGAACTGGCTCAATTCCTCGATGTTCCGCATACTGCATTTCATGGGTATAGCGAGGACATCAGTGCCATTTGGCAAACGCATCATGCGCTTTTACTACCTTCGCGTAGTGAGGGTATGGCACTATCTGTATTGGAGGCCATGGCTGCGGGAAGAGTAGCCATTGTTACCAATGCCGGTGGGCACGGTGAAATTATTGACCACGGCACCAATGGATTTATCAGCGATGCCACGGAAACCGCCTTCGAACAGAACATGGAACAGGCCTGGCAACAACGGCACGCCTGGAAAGCTATCGGGGAAAATGCGGCTGCCTATATTCATGATCATATACCTCAATCACCAGAAACTGAATTTTCACTATCAATATTGAAACAACTCCATGACATCTAA
- a CDS encoding RNA polymerase sigma-70 factor, giving the protein MKRLDLPYLTRLVAEQSDENAFNELLRYYYPGLLSFANSILNDRSLAEEVIQDIFVQLWENKKTLPAINSLSNYLYIAVKYACFGHLKKKKRVCYNEFGESFAVAYTHSDSKMLSNENLKFIADAVNKLPPKCRLIFRLIKDEGLKYNEVAGILDLSIKTVEAQMTIALKSLAKTLEAAFPEYKNNFFIKKSRSS; this is encoded by the coding sequence ATGAAACGATTGGATTTACCCTATTTGACGAGGCTGGTTGCAGAACAGAGCGATGAAAATGCTTTTAATGAACTGCTTAGATACTATTACCCGGGGTTATTGTCCTTTGCAAACTCTATCCTTAACGATCGTTCGCTGGCAGAAGAAGTGATCCAGGATATATTTGTACAACTATGGGAAAATAAAAAAACATTGCCCGCCATTAATAGTCTCTCTAATTATTTATATATAGCGGTTAAATATGCCTGTTTCGGGCACCTGAAAAAAAAGAAGCGGGTATGTTATAATGAATTTGGAGAATCATTTGCGGTGGCGTACACCCACTCCGACTCAAAAATGTTGAGCAATGAAAACCTGAAGTTCATTGCTGATGCCGTAAATAAATTACCTCCGAAATGCAGGCTGATCTTCCGGCTGATCAAAGATGAGGGACTGAAATACAATGAGGTGGCCGGTATTTTAGATCTCTCGATAAAAACAGTAGAAGCCCAAATGACCATTGCATTAAAAAGCCTTGCCAAAACCCTGGAAGCTGCTTTCCCGGAATATAAAAACAACTTCTTTATAAAAAAATCCAGGTCATCTTAA
- a CDS encoding FecR family protein, which translates to MDNNRIWELLTKKSAGELTLQEQLELHQLIQQQDAAQAYAAFFNDLIATTTHYASVSDTETDSFIREVHKKINKKRSRLVSVNWKIASAVAASLLMIAASLLYFSNRPVRNIAPNIVATKKGNKTNIVLPDGTKVWINADSRLTYEQSFGKKTREVELSGEAFFDVTHDPDRPFIVHTRNIDVRVFGTAFNVRCYADDSSAQTTLIRGSVQVCLKHAKDKKIMLEPNEKLVVQNTYSQQGKDSGLPDQPQIELLTAPFSAADSSVAETQWVNNKLVFKKEYLENIIPELERWYNVKIVLRNKNNTRTFSGTFDNDALEDVLQSLKLSAGIKYKIEKGIVIIY; encoded by the coding sequence ATGGACAACAACCGGATTTGGGAGCTATTAACGAAAAAAAGTGCAGGGGAGCTTACCCTGCAGGAGCAGTTGGAACTGCATCAGCTCATTCAGCAGCAGGATGCCGCACAGGCTTATGCTGCTTTTTTTAATGATTTAATAGCCACCACTACCCACTACGCATCTGTTTCAGATACTGAAACAGATAGTTTTATCCGGGAGGTACATAAAAAAATAAACAAAAAAAGGAGCCGGCTCGTATCGGTTAACTGGAAGATAGCAAGCGCCGTTGCTGCGTCGTTATTAATGATTGCCGCAAGCCTTTTATATTTCTCAAACAGGCCCGTGCGAAATATTGCTCCGAATATTGTGGCCACCAAAAAAGGTAACAAAACAAATATTGTACTGCCTGACGGAACAAAAGTCTGGATCAACGCCGACAGCCGGTTGACATACGAACAGTCATTTGGCAAGAAAACAAGGGAAGTGGAATTATCAGGTGAGGCTTTTTTTGATGTAACTCATGATCCGGACCGCCCGTTTATCGTGCACACAAGAAATATTGATGTAAGGGTTTTTGGAACAGCCTTTAATGTACGCTGTTATGCTGATGATTCCAGCGCCCAAACAACATTAATAAGAGGCTCCGTACAGGTATGCCTGAAGCATGCAAAAGATAAAAAGATCATGCTGGAGCCTAATGAAAAACTGGTGGTGCAAAATACGTATTCGCAACAGGGCAAAGACTCCGGCCTGCCGGATCAGCCCCAGATCGAATTACTGACGGCCCCGTTCAGTGCTGCCGACTCATCGGTTGCGGAAACCCAATGGGTCAATAATAAGCTCGTATTTAAAAAAGAATACCTGGAAAATATTATTCCTGAACTGGAGCGTTGGTATAACGTAAAAATTGTGCTCAGGAATAAGAACAATACAAGAACATTTAGCGGCACATTTGACAATGATGCCCTTGAAGATGTATTACAATCGTTAAAACTCTCTGCCGGAATAAAATATAAAATAGAAAAAGGGATCGTAATTATTTACTAA
- a CDS encoding TonB-dependent receptor, translated as MKKNDCPGTLMPGHLIIKYLLLMKLSIFILLITSFQAFSINSTGQSRITMEVKNASISSVLSKIQARYEYRFFYTDELGLGSRKIDLMAKNATIDSVMHQLLSLTGYSYKKINDGLVVIIGQPDAIAIMDIKGKIVDETGAPLAGVSIVEKGTVNGTSTGEDGNFSLKVSGENAVLIVSNVGYVPLEVAVKNHNYERIVLKKEENKLDEVIVVGYGTQKKVNLTGAVAQVGSEVLDNRPVANISQALQGAIPNVNINFNSGRPGAEGSFNIRGNTSINGGGAPLVLIDGVPGNLNNINPRDVENISVLKDAASAAIYGARGSFGVILVTTKKAKRGKMNVNYGNNFGWAGLTTRTDFITDGYTSAKLNDEAFLRATGNTYTRYTEEDYEELKKRQTDKSLPSVVITNRSGKDQYMYYGNTDWWHTMFRDWQPSREHSLTITGGSEKIDFLVSGRAYGKDGMMRINQDNYSSYNFRAKITARLTSKLELFTNTYFNTSKYTYPGWGYNSNFVSITVHALPSYVPVNPDGTATYSSGLNSYSIGDGIYADLLHGKSKGDEKRLELINLVGATFKPVKGLEITGNYSYTFNPYSTMQRRTRAPWSINPGVISYVGNDYLAEEVNLIQYQATNLYGSYTKKLGDHDFKLMAGYNRELRTYKQISARNTDLLSEDLNAFRLATGQATLDGQAEEWALQGYFSRLNYDYRGKYLLEFNGRYDGSSRFPDGKRYGFFPSVSGGWRVSQEPFWQALKGGINEFKLRGSYGSLGNQQEAATYGYIQTLRRSTLSYIFNGARAQSLAVPVPISQDLTWERSKSVDFGVDMGLLNNRLSITCDWYVRNTLGMLIAGKTLPSVFGEASPKTNAGDMQTRGWEVMVAWSDHKLVAGKPLSYNVSVGVGDYKAKITRFDNPQNLLSNYYVGQELGEIWGYKIGGFFKTDAEATDYQKTVNQDFVNKQRLGAPGNWAKLMAGDMKFVDVNGDGFVNNGKNTLADHGDLVKIGNKQPRYTFGVNLGADWSGFDVSVFLQGIGKQDWYPGANADKFWGPYSRPYYSFVPVDFPEKVWSEDNPNAYFPKLRGYEALNAGGSLNAPNDRYLQNLAYIRLKNLTVGYSLPAGILSKAKISRCRIYLSGDNIFTATKLKTKYIDPEMAAAEANGRIYPISKIYSFGLDLSF; from the coding sequence ATGAAAAAAAATGATTGCCCTGGAACGCTTATGCCAGGGCATTTGATTATCAAATATCTATTGCTGATGAAGCTTAGTATTTTTATTCTTCTTATTACTTCCTTCCAGGCCTTCTCCATAAATAGTACCGGTCAGAGCCGGATCACCATGGAGGTTAAAAACGCTTCCATATCGTCTGTTTTAAGCAAAATACAGGCGCGGTATGAGTATCGTTTCTTTTATACAGATGAATTAGGGTTGGGTAGCCGGAAAATCGACCTGATGGCAAAGAATGCAACGATTGATTCTGTAATGCATCAACTGTTGAGCTTAACGGGCTATTCCTATAAAAAAATAAATGATGGTCTGGTAGTGATCATCGGGCAGCCGGATGCCATCGCCATCATGGATATAAAAGGAAAAATAGTAGACGAAACCGGCGCCCCGCTCGCCGGTGTGAGCATTGTTGAAAAGGGCACGGTAAACGGAACTTCAACCGGCGAGGACGGCAACTTTTCACTGAAGGTATCCGGAGAAAATGCGGTGTTGATCGTTTCCAATGTGGGATACGTTCCGTTAGAGGTTGCGGTCAAAAATCACAACTATGAGCGCATCGTTCTTAAAAAGGAAGAGAACAAACTGGATGAAGTAATTGTAGTGGGTTATGGAACGCAGAAAAAAGTGAACCTTACCGGTGCGGTAGCCCAGGTGGGATCGGAAGTGCTGGACAACCGGCCGGTGGCCAATATTTCGCAGGCATTACAGGGCGCGATCCCCAACGTGAATATCAATTTTAACAGCGGCAGACCAGGCGCTGAAGGTAGTTTTAACATCAGGGGAAACACGTCCATAAACGGAGGAGGCGCTCCCCTGGTGCTGATCGACGGGGTTCCTGGAAACCTTAATAATATCAATCCGAGAGATGTAGAGAATATCAGCGTATTGAAAGACGCCGCATCAGCAGCGATCTATGGTGCGCGGGGATCCTTTGGTGTGATCCTGGTAACCACCAAGAAAGCCAAACGCGGGAAAATGAACGTGAACTACGGCAATAACTTTGGTTGGGCCGGGTTAACCACGCGCACTGATTTTATAACAGATGGTTATACTTCCGCAAAATTAAATGATGAGGCCTTCTTACGGGCAACGGGTAACACTTACACCCGCTATACGGAAGAGGATTATGAAGAACTGAAAAAACGGCAGACCGATAAATCATTGCCCAGTGTGGTGATCACCAACCGTAGCGGAAAAGATCAGTATATGTATTATGGCAATACGGATTGGTGGCACACCATGTTCAGAGACTGGCAGCCATCAAGAGAACATTCCTTAACGATCACCGGAGGATCAGAAAAGATCGATTTCCTGGTATCCGGCCGGGCTTATGGCAAGGACGGTATGATGCGTATCAACCAGGATAATTATAGTTCCTATAACTTCAGGGCTAAAATAACCGCGCGTTTAACCTCTAAACTGGAGCTATTCACCAACACCTATTTTAATACGAGCAAATATACCTACCCGGGTTGGGGCTATAACTCCAACTTTGTTTCTATTACCGTGCATGCGTTGCCTTCCTATGTTCCCGTAAATCCGGACGGAACGGCCACCTATAGTTCCGGTTTGAATAGTTATTCAATCGGTGATGGTATCTATGCCGACCTGTTGCACGGCAAATCAAAAGGGGATGAAAAGCGGTTAGAGCTGATCAACCTGGTAGGAGCCACTTTTAAGCCCGTTAAAGGATTGGAGATCACAGGTAACTATTCCTACACGTTCAATCCGTATTCCACCATGCAGCGCCGTACCAGGGCGCCCTGGTCTATCAATCCGGGCGTGATCAGCTATGTAGGGAACGATTATCTTGCGGAAGAGGTTAATTTGATACAATATCAGGCTACCAATCTTTACGGCAGCTATACCAAAAAGCTGGGAGATCATGATTTTAAATTAATGGCCGGATACAACCGGGAGTTACGCACGTATAAGCAGATCAGCGCACGCAATACGGACTTGCTTTCCGAAGATCTGAATGCTTTCCGGCTGGCTACGGGCCAGGCTACGCTTGATGGGCAGGCGGAAGAATGGGCCTTACAGGGTTATTTCTCCAGGCTGAACTACGATTACAGAGGAAAATACTTACTCGAGTTCAACGGGCGGTATGATGGGTCTTCCCGCTTTCCTGACGGCAAGCGCTATGGTTTTTTCCCATCCGTATCCGGAGGCTGGCGGGTGAGCCAGGAACCCTTCTGGCAGGCACTAAAAGGAGGTATCAACGAATTTAAGTTGAGGGGATCCTATGGTTCGCTGGGTAACCAGCAGGAAGCTGCTACCTACGGCTATATTCAAACATTGCGCCGGTCAACTTTGAGCTATATTTTTAATGGCGCGCGCGCGCAGTCGCTGGCGGTACCGGTCCCCATTTCGCAGGATCTCACCTGGGAGCGCTCCAAGTCGGTTGACTTTGGGGTGGATATGGGGTTGCTCAACAATCGTCTTAGCATCACCTGCGACTGGTATGTGCGCAATACGCTGGGCATGCTGATTGCGGGTAAAACATTGCCTTCCGTTTTTGGAGAGGCATCCCCCAAAACCAATGCCGGCGATATGCAGACAAGAGGCTGGGAAGTAATGGTAGCCTGGAGCGATCATAAGTTAGTGGCCGGAAAACCCCTTAGCTATAATGTAAGTGTGGGCGTGGGTGATTATAAGGCAAAGATCACCCGGTTCGATAACCCGCAAAACCTTTTAAGCAACTATTATGTTGGACAGGAACTGGGGGAGATCTGGGGCTATAAAATTGGCGGGTTCTTTAAGACCGATGCCGAAGCCACGGATTATCAAAAAACAGTGAACCAGGATTTTGTAAACAAACAGCGCCTGGGTGCGCCCGGCAACTGGGCGAAGCTGATGGCCGGCGATATGAAGTTTGTGGATGTAAACGGAGACGGATTTGTGAATAACGGGAAGAATACCCTGGCCGACCATGGAGACCTGGTAAAAATCGGCAACAAGCAGCCCCGTTATACTTTTGGAGTGAATTTAGGAGCAGATTGGAGTGGATTCGACGTATCCGTTTTCCTTCAGGGTATTGGAAAGCAGGACTGGTACCCGGGAGCAAATGCGGATAAGTTCTGGGGGCCCTATTCCCGTCCTTACTACTCTTTTGTCCCGGTTGATTTCCCCGAAAAAGTATGGAGTGAAGACAATCCCAATGCTTATTTTCCAAAGCTTCGGGGCTATGAAGCCCTGAATGCCGGGGGATCTTTAAATGCTCCGAACGATCGCTACCTTCAGAACCTGGCATACATCCGTTTGAAGAACCTGACCGTTGGATATTCACTGCCGGCGGGCATATT
- a CDS encoding glycosyltransferase family 2 protein — protein sequence MTSKPLVSIIMPTYNRADSIVHAVNSVLKQTYPSIEVLVVDDGSTDHTRSVLENIEGIRYILQEHGGQAKARNTGLQHASGKIIASLDSDDIWYPDFLETCVAKLVAGNYDFVFANWDQQWEDGTVTDFLSQDLYLQPYFPKNGEDWVTLNNEEIRKIYLHGCPSPSSSLIFKRSSTKSGWNNEIRVGDDWFMYLDMILTAPRTAAFTLKRLWSKRIDKKNIYDGRKRNEVLENLYVADLHKMIQAFKSRLSKNEIKALENKHIYSLVELAKHHLIREFNVRETGKLLGRSFSINALRTFKSIPEVISFGFNRKTGRHKTSRNRPH from the coding sequence ATGACATCTAAACCTCTTGTATCGATTATAATGCCGACCTATAACAGAGCTGATTCTATTGTGCACGCGGTAAACAGTGTGTTAAAACAAACCTACCCGTCTATCGAAGTGTTGGTTGTTGACGACGGTTCCACCGACCATACCCGATCGGTTCTGGAAAATATTGAGGGCATCCGGTATATATTACAGGAACATGGCGGGCAGGCAAAAGCAAGAAATACGGGGCTGCAGCACGCTTCCGGAAAAATTATTGCCTCCCTGGACTCTGATGATATCTGGTATCCTGATTTCCTTGAAACCTGTGTTGCAAAACTGGTTGCAGGGAATTATGATTTTGTTTTTGCGAACTGGGATCAGCAATGGGAGGACGGAACCGTTACGGACTTCCTTTCCCAGGATCTTTACCTGCAGCCTTATTTTCCAAAAAACGGGGAGGATTGGGTCACATTGAATAATGAAGAAATAAGAAAGATCTATCTGCATGGCTGCCCATCGCCTTCTTCGTCACTGATCTTCAAACGCTCTTCAACAAAATCGGGGTGGAACAATGAAATCAGGGTCGGGGATGATTGGTTTATGTACCTGGATATGATCCTTACGGCGCCCCGGACTGCGGCCTTTACGCTAAAACGTTTATGGTCCAAACGGATTGATAAAAAAAATATCTACGACGGGCGCAAAAGAAACGAGGTGCTGGAAAATCTTTACGTTGCTGATTTGCATAAAATGATACAGGCTTTCAAAAGCAGGCTCTCGAAAAATGAAATAAAAGCGCTTGAGAATAAGCATATTTACAGCCTGGTGGAACTGGCAAAGCACCATTTGATCCGGGAATTTAATGTCAGAGAAACAGGGAAACTGTTGGGCCGCTCTTTTAGCATCAATGCCCTGCGCACATTTAAATCAATTCCAGAAGTGATCAGTT
- a CDS encoding ABC transporter ATP-binding protein — protein sequence MIQISEKVRQLRNNISLSKIISLVKKSSGNRLYVTFLFILLESVVFFASLYLLKKLVDVVSHAQKSSAAAYHQIITYVVAAGAVGIIYFIIRSFSAYLVEAQSTRAAEYVNEQIHSKAVRMELAFYESPSYYDVLKRAMDSGGERPGQVITALIDIIKNAASLVAVGSVLIIINWMLLPLLALFILPTLLVRLYYSKKLNNWRIAQTPLERKSAYYSSLITTDTAAKEIRAYNLGNYLKDQFSVIRRILMKEKLSINLKRTKLEAVTTAMSNLGVFACIGFIALKTISGEASPGDITLFLVAFPQSFSILQNISGGISILFQNSIYVNSVFELLELPAGEAAAGVTSPSALQSVKELRFQNVSFTYPYNTRPTLKNINLSIPAGKIIAIAGPNGAGKSTLIKLLCRLYDPTEGSVMLDETDFRNYDPKELRGIMGAVFQDFNKYSFTAAENIYLGNIHIPFDALRAKEAAEKSGAAPFIDQLPRQYDTVMGRLFEDGQEVSIGQWQKLALARCFYSDAQFLILDEATSALDTASEAALFNTLREKLNNRTAIIISHRHSALQHADYIYFLSNGSIAEEGTDAALIRNNGPYAKLFLNKSKKVT from the coding sequence TTGATTCAAATTAGCGAAAAAGTCCGCCAGCTAAGGAACAACATCAGCCTTTCTAAAATCATTTCCCTTGTAAAAAAATCATCGGGGAACAGGCTTTATGTAACCTTTCTTTTTATCCTACTGGAATCGGTGGTGTTTTTTGCTTCGCTCTACCTGCTTAAAAAACTGGTTGATGTTGTTTCCCATGCACAAAAGAGCTCGGCGGCAGCTTACCACCAGATCATTACCTATGTGGTGGCAGCCGGAGCCGTAGGAATCATCTATTTTATCATCCGCTCTTTCAGCGCTTACCTGGTAGAAGCCCAATCTACCCGGGCGGCGGAATATGTAAACGAACAGATCCACTCCAAGGCCGTTCGCATGGAGCTCGCTTTCTATGAAAGCCCTTCTTATTATGATGTGCTGAAAAGAGCCATGGACAGTGGCGGGGAACGCCCCGGCCAGGTGATAACGGCATTGATCGACATTATCAAAAATGCGGCATCCCTGGTAGCCGTGGGGTCTGTCCTCATCATCATTAACTGGATGTTGCTGCCGCTGCTGGCGCTTTTTATTTTGCCCACCTTGCTGGTTCGGCTCTATTATTCAAAAAAATTAAATAACTGGCGCATTGCGCAAACTCCGCTGGAGCGAAAATCAGCCTATTACAGCAGTCTGATCACTACTGATACGGCGGCCAAAGAAATTCGTGCATATAACCTGGGCAACTATCTGAAAGACCAGTTTAGTGTTATCCGCCGGATACTCATGAAGGAAAAACTTTCCATCAACCTCAAAAGAACAAAGCTGGAGGCGGTAACCACCGCTATGTCGAACCTGGGCGTCTTTGCCTGCATCGGCTTTATAGCGTTAAAAACCATAAGCGGCGAGGCCTCGCCTGGCGATATAACCTTATTCCTGGTTGCCTTTCCGCAGTCGTTTAGTATTCTTCAAAATATTTCGGGGGGCATTTCTATCCTGTTTCAAAACAGCATTTATGTAAACAGCGTGTTTGAATTACTGGAGCTGCCTGCGGGAGAAGCGGCGGCCGGCGTGACCAGCCCTTCTGCGCTTCAATCCGTAAAAGAATTACGTTTTCAAAATGTATCTTTTACCTATCCTTACAACACCCGGCCTACTTTAAAGAATATCAATTTGTCCATTCCCGCCGGAAAAATTATTGCCATTGCCGGGCCTAACGGCGCAGGTAAATCTACTTTAATAAAGCTGCTTTGCCGTCTGTATGATCCCACGGAAGGTTCGGTGATGTTGGATGAAACGGATTTTCGAAACTATGACCCGAAGGAATTGCGGGGGATCATGGGCGCTGTTTTTCAGGACTTTAACAAGTACAGTTTTACTGCTGCTGAAAATATTTACCTGGGCAATATTCATATACCGTTTGACGCATTGCGGGCAAAGGAAGCTGCTGAAAAATCCGGAGCGGCGCCATTTATAGACCAGTTGCCCCGGCAATATGATACGGTTATGGGGCGCCTGTTTGAGGACGGACAGGAGGTGAGCATCGGGCAATGGCAAAAGCTGGCGCTGGCGCGCTGTTTTTATTCCGATGCGCAGTTCCTGATCCTTGATGAAGCTACCAGTGCACTGGATACAGCATCCGAAGCAGCGCTCTTTAATACGCTTCGTGAAAAACTGAACAACAGAACGGCAATCATTATCAGTCACCGGCATTCTGCCCTGCAGCATGCGGACTATATCTATTTTCTTTCCAATGGCTCCATTGCAGAAGAGGGGACAGACGCGGCGTTGATACGCAATAACGGGCCTTATGCAAAACTATTTTTAAACAAAAGCAAAAAAGTAACGTGA